One window of Corynebacterium doosanense CAU 212 = DSM 45436 genomic DNA carries:
- a CDS encoding alpha-ketoglutarate-dependent dioxygenase AlkB family protein, translating into MIPIEPQEARDVPTLFDSLDRPARRVGPGIAHLPGWLRIDDQAHLVARAREIAAGLAGTPLGMTRPVTAGGQMSVYMLSLGHHWRARPYGYVSEVDGVAVPPLPGEYTQLARAAVAAAAGVAEELEPWAGESYRPEAALVNYYRPDASMGMHVDANEFSTAPIVSLSIGDEAVFRIGGTESPNKPWDEVTLMSGDLIVFGGPARGAYHGVPRIHPHTGPAGTGLKEGRINITIRQVEQ; encoded by the coding sequence ATGATCCCCATTGAACCCCAGGAGGCCCGCGACGTGCCAACACTCTTTGATTCCCTCGACCGTCCCGCCCGCCGCGTCGGCCCCGGCATCGCACATCTTCCTGGCTGGCTGCGTATCGACGACCAGGCCCACCTCGTCGCCCGGGCCCGCGAGATCGCGGCGGGACTGGCCGGGACCCCGCTGGGGATGACCCGCCCGGTGACCGCCGGAGGACAGATGAGTGTGTACATGCTTTCGCTGGGGCATCACTGGCGGGCCCGTCCCTACGGCTACGTCTCCGAGGTGGACGGGGTGGCGGTGCCGCCGCTGCCCGGGGAATATACGCAGCTCGCGCGCGCCGCGGTGGCAGCCGCGGCGGGGGTCGCCGAGGAGCTGGAGCCGTGGGCGGGGGAGAGCTACCGCCCGGAGGCGGCGCTGGTGAACTACTACCGCCCCGACGCATCGATGGGCATGCACGTCGACGCAAACGAATTCTCGACGGCGCCGATCGTCTCGCTGAGCATCGGTGATGAGGCGGTGTTCCGGATCGGCGGCACGGAGTCACCCAACAAACCGTGGGACGAGGTCACGCTCATGAGCGGCGATCTCATCGTCTTCGGAGGGCCCGCGCGCGGGGCCTACCACGGGGTACCCCGGATTCACCCGCACACGGGACCGGCTGGGACGGGGCTGAAGGAGGGCCGGATCAACATCACGATCCGGCAGGTGGAGCAGTGA
- a CDS encoding VOC family protein: MPAFQAQGGMPYWIDLRTSDPRKSSYFYSKLLGWEIAAEREDSPYLIARMGGLPVAGFLPNDGATPDSWVTYFLADDIEQAGRDIATAGGRVLADPTDAQLGLMSVAADAAGGLFGLIEPAGEDAFVAAGEPGTVVWHDYSATSKFDEVMDFYHALFGWNMVTVEHEDYGYTTVLADGAAFAGIRNAADAFPPEVPSFWQSFLGVADVDDACRRVDELGGEVIRAPFESEFGRLAIVADSTGATVTLCAVDEPVFEDELRESDDLFDL; this comes from the coding sequence ATGCCCGCATTTCAGGCCCAGGGCGGCATGCCCTACTGGATCGACCTGCGCACCTCCGACCCGCGCAAGTCCAGTTACTTCTACTCCAAGCTCCTCGGCTGGGAGATCGCCGCCGAACGCGAGGACTCCCCCTACCTCATCGCCCGCATGGGCGGCCTGCCCGTCGCCGGCTTCCTGCCCAACGATGGCGCGACGCCCGACTCGTGGGTGACCTACTTCCTCGCCGATGACATCGAGCAGGCCGGGCGCGACATCGCCACCGCCGGCGGCCGGGTGCTCGCCGACCCCACCGACGCCCAGCTGGGGCTCATGAGCGTCGCCGCCGACGCCGCGGGTGGGCTCTTCGGCCTCATCGAGCCCGCCGGGGAGGACGCCTTCGTCGCCGCCGGCGAACCCGGCACCGTGGTGTGGCACGACTACTCCGCCACCAGCAAATTCGACGAGGTCATGGACTTCTACCACGCACTCTTCGGCTGGAACATGGTCACCGTCGAGCACGAGGACTACGGCTACACCACCGTCCTCGCGGACGGCGCGGCCTTCGCCGGCATCCGCAACGCCGCCGACGCCTTCCCGCCCGAGGTGCCCAGCTTCTGGCAGTCCTTCCTCGGCGTCGCCGACGTGGATGACGCCTGCCGACGCGTTGACGAGCTCGGCGGCGAAGTCATCCGCGCCCCCTTCGAGTCGGAGTTCGGCCGCCTGGCCATCGTCGCCGACTCCACCGGCGCCACGGTGACGCTGTGCGCGGTGGATGAACCCGTCTTCGAGGACGAACTGCGCGAGTCGGACGACCTCTTCGACCTGTGA
- a CDS encoding DMT family transporter, whose translation MNHPATWLGAAIIAEIVATLSLKAALNIPWLYAVVLIGYVAAFTCLDRVLRLGMPIGVAYGIWGAVGVAATALLAPVLFGEPLSGLMLAGIAIIVAGVLCIELGGREKKR comes from the coding sequence ATGAATCATCCGGCGACCTGGCTGGGCGCGGCGATCATCGCGGAGATCGTGGCCACGCTCTCGTTGAAGGCCGCGCTGAACATCCCGTGGCTGTACGCCGTCGTGTTGATCGGGTACGTCGCCGCGTTCACCTGCCTCGACCGGGTGCTGCGCCTGGGCATGCCCATCGGGGTGGCCTACGGCATCTGGGGCGCGGTCGGCGTCGCGGCCACCGCGCTGCTCGCGCCCGTGCTGTTCGGCGAGCCGCTCAGCGGGCTCATGCTCGCGGGCATCGCCATCATCGTCGCCGGGGTGCTGTGCATCGAGCTCGGCGGGCGGGAGAAGAAACGATGA
- a CDS encoding MGMT family protein: protein MIDLPDVAERVLTAVDKLSGAEVTTYGDLAAVVGTGPRQVGGILREYGALTEWWRVVRSDGRGHDAARASEFWDAAGIGHRDGRVDLKTHRVEWGE, encoded by the coding sequence GTGATCGACCTGCCCGATGTGGCCGAACGCGTGCTCACGGCCGTCGACAAGCTCTCCGGCGCGGAGGTGACCACCTACGGCGACCTCGCCGCCGTGGTGGGCACCGGGCCGCGGCAGGTGGGTGGGATCCTGCGCGAGTACGGCGCGCTCACCGAATGGTGGCGGGTGGTACGTAGCGACGGCCGTGGCCACGACGCCGCCCGGGCCAGCGAGTTCTGGGACGCGGCGGGGATCGGGCACCGGGACGGCCGGGTAGATCTGAAAACACACCGAGTGGAATGGGGAGAATGA
- a CDS encoding M23 family metallopeptidase, which produces MRSNSSRPSVGRHRKITTSQTLKSRVALAATAAGTISMAGAGGAAAGALQADAQDQPAPAADYTLAADAEALPESASTSAPQVLSIAEYKPVTGLDDQLNKAVQATNERAAEAAAAAQATAVEAVGQAQGLTTAGITGANVVKPAEGVFTSGFGMRWGSMHSGMDIAGPIGTPILAAMGGTVIDSGPAQGYGNWIRIQHDDGSIAVYGHMSTLDVSVGQKVVAGQQIAGMGNEGFSTGSHLHFQLHPGGGAAIDPVPWFAERGVVIA; this is translated from the coding sequence ATGCGCAGCAACTCCTCGCGTCCGTCCGTCGGCCGGCACCGCAAGATCACCACCTCGCAGACCCTCAAGAGTCGCGTGGCGCTCGCCGCCACCGCCGCGGGCACGATCTCCATGGCCGGTGCAGGCGGCGCAGCCGCCGGCGCGCTGCAGGCGGACGCGCAGGATCAGCCCGCCCCAGCCGCAGACTACACGCTGGCCGCCGACGCCGAGGCACTTCCCGAGTCCGCCAGCACCTCCGCCCCGCAGGTGCTCAGCATCGCTGAGTACAAGCCGGTTACCGGCCTCGACGATCAGTTGAACAAGGCCGTCCAGGCCACTAACGAGCGCGCCGCCGAGGCCGCCGCCGCAGCTCAGGCCACCGCCGTCGAGGCCGTCGGCCAGGCACAGGGCCTCACCACCGCCGGCATCACCGGCGCGAACGTGGTCAAGCCCGCCGAGGGTGTCTTCACTTCCGGATTCGGCATGCGCTGGGGCTCTATGCATTCAGGCATGGATATTGCTGGGCCGATCGGTACCCCGATTCTTGCGGCCATGGGCGGCACCGTCATCGACTCGGGCCCAGCCCAAGGCTACGGCAATTGGATCCGCATCCAGCACGATGACGGATCCATTGCTGTCTACGGCCACATGTCCACACTCGACGTCAGCGTCGGCCAAAAGGTCGTCGCTGGCCAGCAGATCGCCGGCATGGGCAACGAAGGTTTCTCCACCGGTTCCCACCTGCATTTCCAGCTTCATCCCGGTGGCGGCGCAGCCATCGACCCCGTGCCCTGGTTCGCCGAGCGCGGCGTTGTCATCGCCTAG
- a CDS encoding SDR family oxidoreductase, whose product MTDSSVSRVAVVTGGSAGIGAAAAEALAHDGWHVVVAARRLDKLTAVAERIGGTAVELDVTDQASVDSFAAGLDRVDLLVNNAGGARGLEPLAEADLEKWQWMYDTNVLGTVRVTRALLPRLRESGEGLIINIGSKAALDPYLGGSGYNAAKFGLKALTRVTRLEEIDAAAGVRVTEIDPGRVATDFSLMRFDGDEARARAVYEGKENLVAEDIAEAIRWVASLPPRVNIDSMNIMPRDQG is encoded by the coding sequence ATGACTGACTCCAGTGTTTCCCGCGTCGCAGTAGTCACCGGCGGATCCGCCGGCATCGGGGCCGCCGCCGCCGAGGCGCTCGCCCACGACGGCTGGCACGTCGTCGTCGCCGCCCGTCGGCTGGACAAACTCACGGCCGTGGCCGAGCGGATCGGCGGCACGGCGGTGGAACTGGACGTGACGGACCAGGCGAGCGTCGATAGTTTCGCCGCTGGCCTGGACCGGGTGGACCTGCTGGTCAACAACGCCGGCGGCGCCCGGGGGCTCGAGCCGCTGGCGGAGGCCGACCTGGAGAAGTGGCAGTGGATGTACGACACCAACGTCCTCGGCACGGTGCGTGTGACCCGGGCGCTGCTGCCCAGGCTGCGGGAATCGGGGGAGGGACTGATCATCAACATCGGCTCCAAGGCGGCGCTGGACCCCTACCTCGGCGGCTCCGGCTACAACGCCGCCAAGTTCGGCCTCAAGGCGCTCACGCGGGTGACCCGCCTGGAGGAGATCGACGCCGCTGCCGGCGTGCGGGTCACGGAGATCGACCCCGGCCGGGTGGCCACCGACTTCTCCCTCATGCGTTTCGACGGCGACGAAGCCCGCGCCCGGGCCGTCTACGAGGGCAAGGAGAACCTCGTCGCCGAGGACATCGCCGAGGCTATCCGCTGGGTCGCGTCCCTCCCGCCGCGGGTCAACATCGACTCGATGAACATCATGCCGAGGGACCAGGGCTAG
- a CDS encoding RNA-binding S4 domain-containing protein: MTEHVAVSGESIKLGQFIKLANLVESGGQAKELITDGAVTVDGEVETRRGRTLRGGEEIRVGDASAIVGTEAEGDDDYFDEATADDDFDPEKWRNL; this comes from the coding sequence ATGACGGAACATGTCGCAGTCAGCGGAGAGAGCATCAAACTCGGGCAGTTCATCAAGCTCGCCAACCTCGTGGAATCGGGAGGGCAGGCCAAGGAACTCATCACCGACGGCGCCGTGACGGTCGACGGCGAGGTGGAGACCCGCCGCGGCCGCACCCTGCGCGGCGGCGAGGAGATCCGCGTCGGTGACGCCAGCGCCATCGTCGGCACCGAGGCCGAGGGTGACGACGACTACTTCGACGAGGCCACCGCCGACGACGACTTCGACCCCGAAAAGTGGAGGAACCTCTAA
- a CDS encoding sugar O-acetyltransferase — MSSGKWYTPGSDELEAMHARVREVLREVNALGNVDIPRAGEMLRGILAEGSHVPEWWAPMSIEYGANLSFGEKCFINTGMTIIDCAPITVGARTLFGPNCELITVGHPVQDLEMRRAGWEIAEPITIGESCWFGSRVSVMPGVTIGDRCVIAAGTVVTRDIPDDSLVMGVPGRVVRTLNDGTSPLERDDIDV; from the coding sequence ATGAGCTCCGGAAAGTGGTACACCCCCGGCAGCGACGAGCTCGAGGCGATGCACGCACGTGTGCGCGAAGTTCTGCGGGAGGTCAACGCGCTGGGCAACGTCGACATCCCCCGTGCCGGCGAGATGCTCCGCGGGATCCTCGCGGAGGGTTCGCACGTGCCGGAATGGTGGGCACCGATGTCCATCGAGTACGGCGCCAACCTCTCCTTCGGCGAGAAATGTTTCATCAACACCGGGATGACCATCATCGACTGCGCGCCGATCACCGTGGGCGCCCGCACCCTCTTCGGCCCGAACTGCGAGCTCATCACGGTCGGCCACCCGGTCCAGGACCTGGAGATGCGCCGCGCCGGCTGGGAGATCGCCGAACCCATCACCATCGGCGAATCCTGCTGGTTCGGCTCGCGGGTCTCGGTCATGCCCGGCGTCACCATCGGCGACCGCTGCGTCATCGCCGCCGGCACGGTGGTCACCCGGGACATCCCCGATGATTCGCTGGTCATGGGCGTGCCCGGCAGGGTGGTGAGGACGCTTAACGACGGCACTTCGCCGCTGGAGCGCGACGACATTGACGTTTGA